One Gossypium hirsutum isolate 1008001.06 chromosome A11, Gossypium_hirsutum_v2.1, whole genome shotgun sequence genomic window carries:
- the LOC107897986 gene encoding acyl-coenzyme A oxidase 2, peroxisomal, translated as MEPSQTIEDESQPSIASVTRRIQRLSLHLIPLPFLQRSPQLDMLTCAKANKQEVDVASLSSYMRGRHREIQEKIFDFFNSRPDLQTPTEISMKEHRELCLRQLFGLVREAKIKPFRYVVEDPAKYFAISEAVGSIDISLGIKFGVQYSLWGGSVLNLGTKKHRDKYFDGIDNLDYLGCFAMTELHHGSNVQGLQTVATFDPITDEFIIDTPNDGAIKWWIGNAAVHGKFATVFARLVLPTHDSKGVSDMGVHAFIVPIRDLKTHQPLPGIEINDCGHKIGLNGVDNGALRFRSVRIPRDNLLNRFGDVTRDGKYTSSLPTINKRFAATLGELVGGRVGLAHSSVGILKIAVTIAVRYSLLRQQFGPPKQPEVSILDYQSQQHKLMPMLASTYAFYFATQYLVEKYSEMKKTHDEQLVGDVHALSAGLKSYVTSFTAKSLSTCREACGGHGYAAVNRFGTLRNDHDIFQTFEGDNTVLLQQVAADLLKQYKDKFQGGALSVTWNYLRESMSTYLSQPNPVTARWESEDHLRDPKFQLDAFRYRTSRLLQSVAARLQKHTKTLGSFGAWNRCLNHLLTLAESHIESVILAKFIEAVQNCPDASSQAALKLLCDLYALDRIWKDIGTYRNVDYVAPNKAKAINKLTQYLSFQVRNIAGEVIDAFDLPPYILRAPIAMQSEAYSQYTQLVGF; from the exons ATGGAACCGAGTCAGACGATCGAGGATGAATCACAACCATCCATCGCCAGCGTGACCCGTCGCATCCAACGTTTGTCTCTTCACCTTATCCCACTTCCGTTCCTCCAACGTTCACCTCAGCTGGACATGCTGACATGCGCCAAGGCCAATAAGCAGGAGGTCGACGTAGCCTCCCTTTCAAGCTACATGAGAGGGAGGCATAGGGAAATTCAAGAGaagatttttgatttttttaactcaaGGCCTGATTTGCAAACCCCGACTGAGATTTCAATGAAAGAACATAGGGAGCTTTGTTTGAGACAGCTTTTCGGGTTGGTTAGAGAAGCAAAGATCAAGCCTTTTAGATATGTTGTTGAAGATCCTGCTAAGTATTTTGCTATTTCTGAGGCGGTTGGGAGTATTGATATATCACTTGGTATCAAATTTGGTGTCCAGTATAG TCTTTGGGGAGGTTCTGTGTTGAACTTAGGCACTAAAAAGCACCGAGATAAGTATTTTGATGGTATTGACAATTTGGATTATCTTGGTTGCTTCGCTATGACAGAACTGCATCATG GCTCAAATGTTCAAGGTCTTCAAACCGTTGCAACATTTGATCCAATTACAGATGAATTTATAATTGACACACCAAACGATGGGGCTATTAAATGGTGGATTGGCAATGCTGCGGTTCATGGCAAGTTTGCAACAGTTTTTGCTAGGTTGGTTTTACCAACTCATGACTCTAAAGGAGTTTCTGATATGGGAGTCCATGCCTTCATTGTGCCAATAAGGGATCTAAAAACTCACCAGCCACTTCCCggaattgaaataaatgattgtGGCCACAAAATTGGCCTGAATGGGGTGGATAATGGAGCACTGAGATTCCGTTCAGTTAGAATTCCCCGAGATAATCTTCTTAATCGATTTGGGGATGTCACCCGAGATGGAAAATACACAAGTAGTCTCCCTACAATAAATAAACGTTTTGCTGCTACTCTTGGTGAACTTGTAGGTGGGAGGGTTGGCCTCGCACATTCTTCAGTTGGTATCCTCAAGATTGCTGTCACTATTGCAGTACGATACTCCTTACTACGTCAGCAGTTTGGTCCTCCAAAACAGCCTGAAGTCAGCATTCTTGATTATCAATCTCAGCAGCACAAGCTCATGCCAATGTTGGCTTCAACTTATGCATTTTATTTTGCCACTCAGTATTTGGTAGAGAAATATTCAGAGATGAAGAAGACACATGATGAACAACTGGTTGGAGATGTGCATGCTCTTTCTGCAGGCCTGAAGTCCTATGTGACATCATTTACAGCAAAGTCATTGAGTACCTGCAGGGAAGCCTGTGGAGGTCATGGGTATGCTGCTGTCAACCGGTTTGGTACCTTGAGGAATGATCATGACATTTTCCAGACATTTGAAGGAGACAATACAGTACTTCTGCAACAG GTAGCTGCAGATTTATTGAAGCAATACAAGGACAAGTTCCAAGGTGGTGCTCTTTCTGTCACATGGAACTACTTGAGAGAATCTATGAGCACATACTTGTCTCAGCCAAATCCTGTAACTGCCCGTTGGGAAAGTGAAGATCACTTGAGAGACCCAAAATTCCAGTTGGATGCTTTCCGG TACCGAACGTCAAGACTTCTTCAAAGTGTAGCAGCACGACTTCAAAAGCACACCAAAACTCTTGGCAGCTTTGGTGCTTGGAATAGGTGTCTGAATCACCTTCTCACACTTGCAGAGTCTCATATTGAATCTGTCATCCTCGCAAAGTTTATTGAAGCTGTTCAGAA CTGTCCTGATGCAAGCAGTCAAGCTGCACTAAAACTTTTGTGCGATCTGTATGCCCTGGATCGGATCTGGAAAGACATAGGAACATACCGTAATGTTGATTATGTTGCACCAAACAAAGCCAAG GCAATCAACAAGCTCACACAGTACTTGAGTTTCCAAGTTCGAAATATTGCCGGGGAAGTTATAGATGCATTTGATCTTCCTCCTTATATTTTAAGGGCCCCGATCGCAATGCAGTCAGAAGCATATTCTCAGTACACACAGCTTGTGGGGTTCTAA